A region of Sparus aurata chromosome 8, fSpaAur1.1, whole genome shotgun sequence DNA encodes the following proteins:
- the lrrc10b gene encoding leucine-rich repeat-containing protein 10B, with translation MGNSSRKGEGEEGEEGGGVEGEEAEVTEEKKKEEEVEEELPLGVEELFESGDPVLDLSYRKFKRLPSRVPGLMHLEKLYVCGNRLRTLPDSISQLQGLRILALDFNKMEDVPPAVCQLTNLTRLYLGSNRLVSLPPELRNLQSLRCLWMESNYFQRFPRELYDLPNLKSLQIGDNRLKTLPSDLWRMESLRGLWLYGNRFDTFPRVLLRMEHLEILDMDRNKITEFPSLKRLHALRLFSYDHNPVDTPPKVGDEVLVVGEGAAEFLEAREAKFERRRKAAEKEAEELALAGEEPVIHGILKNSSSNSKQAVNEAAVTLGDADFKEDEAREQEEDTELPVTEYDGAELVYDEDGIEYETEELICEGEGFEYEGEELEYERGDMDYEYEELEDTGRQDEGA, from the coding sequence ggggtggagggcgAGGAGGCAGAAGTCAccgaggagaagaagaaagaggaggaggtggaggaagagctTCCACTCGGGGTGGAGGAGTTGTTCGAGAGCGGGGATCCTGTGCTGGACTTGAGCTACCGTAAATTTAAGCGTCTACCATCGCGCGTTCCCGGACTGATGCATCTGGAGAAGCTGTACGTTTGTGGGAACAGGCTGCGCACTCTGCCGGACAGCATCTCCCAGCTGCAGGGTCTGCGGATACTCGCCCTCGACTTCAACAAGATGGAGGACGTCCCTCCGGCTGTCTGCCAGCTCACTAACCTCACTCGCCTCTACCTGGGCAGCAACAGGTTGGTGAGCCTCCCGCCTGAGCTGAGGAACCTGCAGAGTCTGCGCTGTCTGTGGATGGAGAGCAACTACTTCCAGAGATTCCCACGGGAGCTCTACGACCTGCCCAACCTCAAGTCCCTTCAGATTGGGGACAACCGGCTGAAGACGCTGCCCTCCGACCTCTGGCGTATGGAGTCTTTGAGAGGATTATGGCTCTACGGGAACCGCTTTGACACCTTCCCCAGAGTCCTGCTGCGAATGGAACACTTGGAGATACTGGACATGGACCGCAACAAGATAACAGAGTTTCCCAGCCTGAAGCGCCTCCACGCCCTGCGCCTCTTCTCCTACGACCACAACCCGGTGGACACCCCTCCTAAAGTGGGCGACGAGGTGCTCGTGGTCGGGGAGGGTGCCGCAGAGTTCTTGGAGGCGCGCGAGGCCAAGTTCGAGAGGCGACGAAAGGCCGCAGAGAAGGAGGCCGAGGAGCTGGCTCTGGCAGGAGAGGAGCCGGTGATTCACGGCATCCTGAAGAACAGCAGCTCCAACTCCAAACAGGCGGTGAACGAAGCTGCTGTGACTTTAGGGGACGCAGACTTTAAAGAGGACGAGGcaagagagcaggaagaggacaCGGAGCTGCCAGTGACTGAGTACGACGGGGCTGAGCTTGTGTATGACGAGGACGGGATCGAATATGAGACAGAGGAGCTGATATGTGAGGGTGAGGGGTTTGAGTACGAGGGAGAGGAGCTGGAGTACGAGAGGGGTGACATGGACTATGAGTACGAGGAGCTGGAGGACACAGGGAGACAAGATGAAGGAGCATGA